In Hydra vulgaris chromosome 06, alternate assembly HydraT2T_AEP, a genomic segment contains:
- the LOC100211405 gene encoding uncharacterized protein LOC100211405 isoform X2: MKPIKTKLLDLKKRILFFKDLTKMDMMYFCRLCVIVLVLEICNNDARGIPSSSKNIFKELRGLCPSYIDNEVHSTHSQVPCFSSISNCKNDLDCLIGLKCCSDGCVKKCTPVITENEISNAYKPSVYTYDNSQDCEYKNTTIKHNATFINSECRTCRCLNTTINCISKTNGCPDKNLSSLKPLIEKMFIKGKR; encoded by the exons ATGAAACCgataaaaactaaacttttggatttgaagaaaagaattttattttttaaagacttaacTAAAATGGATATGATGTATTTTTGCCGCTTATGTGTAATTGTCCTTGTTTTGGAAATTTGCAATAATGACGCTCGGGGGATACCAAGTTCCAGTAAG AACATATTTAAAGAGCTCCGTGGCCTTTGTCCAAGCTACATTGATAATGAAGTTCATTCTACTCACTCGCAAGTTCCGTGTTTCTCGTCTATATCAAATTGTAAAAACGATCTGGATTGTTTGATTGGTTTAAAATGTTGTTCAGACGGATGTGTTAAAAAATGCACTCCTGTAATAACGGAAAATGAAATAT CAAATGCTTACAAACCATCTGTGTACACGTACGACAATTCGCAAG actgcgaatataaaaatactacaaTTAAGCACAATGCAACATTCATCAATAGTGAATGTAGAACTTG tcgTTGTCTTAATACAACTATCAACTGTATATCTAAAACTAATGGCTGTCCAGACAAGAATTTATCTTCACTTAAaccattaattgaaaaaatgtttataaaaggAAAACGatga
- the LOC100211405 gene encoding uncharacterized protein LOC100211405 isoform X1 — translation MKPIKTKLLDLKKRILFFKDLTKMDMMYFCRLCVIVLVLEICNNDARGIPSSSKNIFKELRGLCPSYIDNEVHSTHSQVPCFSSISNCKNDLDCLIGLKCCSDGCVKKCTPVITENEILANAYKPSVYTYDNSQDCEYKNTTIKHNATFINSECRTCRCLNTTINCISKTNGCPDKNLSSLKPLIEKMFIKGKR, via the exons ATGAAACCgataaaaactaaacttttggatttgaagaaaagaattttattttttaaagacttaacTAAAATGGATATGATGTATTTTTGCCGCTTATGTGTAATTGTCCTTGTTTTGGAAATTTGCAATAATGACGCTCGGGGGATACCAAGTTCCAGTAAG AACATATTTAAAGAGCTCCGTGGCCTTTGTCCAAGCTACATTGATAATGAAGTTCATTCTACTCACTCGCAAGTTCCGTGTTTCTCGTCTATATCAAATTGTAAAAACGATCTGGATTGTTTGATTGGTTTAAAATGTTGTTCAGACGGATGTGTTAAAAAATGCACTCCTGTAATAACGGAAAATGAAATAT TAGCAAATGCTTACAAACCATCTGTGTACACGTACGACAATTCGCAAG actgcgaatataaaaatactacaaTTAAGCACAATGCAACATTCATCAATAGTGAATGTAGAACTTG tcgTTGTCTTAATACAACTATCAACTGTATATCTAAAACTAATGGCTGTCCAGACAAGAATTTATCTTCACTTAAaccattaattgaaaaaatgtttataaaaggAAAACGatga
- the LOC100212519 gene encoding schlafen-like protein 1 isoform X2, giving the protein MGLLDSLLARWRSRKRSADDSNDSIENKDKKRPRTESYTLTPDSKNSSGASNKDCDYYYYGHRVSQTESRTYEFKAGGVLFGREINQFIQKYASAFFNSGGGVILAGVTDDGIIKGVGCSSSDKDRFHYIFSDELKKFRPNVSEGMWSIRYIPVLFNDQRPKSFFNTNNLYVMEIKFSKGKTDEIYETGNHQVYLRQEGSVYGPLKPMELKKIVIAKYKEAKSSQKKESTSDVVVLD; this is encoded by the exons ATGGGTTTGTTGGATAGTCTATTAGCTAGATGGAGAAGTCGAAAAAGAAGTGCTGATGATTCAAATGattcaattgaaaataaagataaaaag AGACCTCGCACTGAAAGCTACACTTTGACACCAGACAGCAAAAATAGCAGTGGCGCTAGTAACAA AGATTGTGATTATTACTACTATGGTCATCGTGTAAGTCAAACTGAGTCAAGGACATATGAATTTAAAGCTGGAGGTGTCCTTTTTGGTCGTGAAATTAACCAA tttattcaaaaatatgcaTCAGCTTTCTTCAATTCTGGTGGAGGGGTTATACTAGCAGGAGTTACAGATGATG gtATTATAAAAGGTGTGGGGTGCTCATCCTCTGATAAAGATAGatttcattacattttttctgatgaactaaaaaaatttcgaCCAAATGTTTCTGAAGGAATGtggag CATCAGGTACATTCCTGTACTATTCAACGACCAAAGaccgaaatctttttttaacacaaataatCTCTATGTCATGGAGATCAAGTTTTCCAAAGGTAAAACAGATGAAATTTATGAAACTGGAAACCATCAG gtataCTTACGCCAGGAAGGTTCAGTATATGGTCCACTAAAACCGATggagttgaaaaaaattgttatagcTAAATACAAGGAG